In Thermoanaerobaculia bacterium, a genomic segment contains:
- a CDS encoding chalcone isomerase family protein, giving the protein MKRWSIGGVALVLATSIGAATLAGVTMPDTVSASGKTLRLNGLGLRTKVFFKIYVGGLYLESPTREPAKAISSDEAKRVVMHFLYKKVTSKQLVEAWEEGFRDNAGALAPAVKADLARFESWMGDIVAGQEIVLSYEPGKGTTVELAGQERGTIPGAEFMRALWSVFLGPHPPTEDLKRGMLGEK; this is encoded by the coding sequence ATGAAGAGATGGTCGATCGGAGGAGTGGCACTCGTTCTGGCGACCTCGATCGGAGCGGCGACGCTCGCGGGCGTGACGATGCCCGACACGGTTTCGGCTTCGGGCAAGACGCTGCGGTTGAACGGACTCGGGCTCCGCACCAAGGTCTTCTTCAAGATCTACGTCGGCGGTCTCTACCTCGAGAGCCCGACGCGGGAGCCCGCGAAGGCGATCTCCTCCGACGAGGCCAAGCGCGTCGTGATGCACTTCCTCTACAAGAAGGTGACGAGCAAGCAGCTGGTCGAAGCGTGGGAAGAGGGCTTCCGCGACAACGCCGGCGCGCTCGCGCCGGCCGTGAAGGCCGACCTCGCGAGATTCGAGTCATGGATGGGAGACATCGTCGCCGGCCAGGAGATCGTCCTGAGCTACGAACCGGGAAAGGGCACGACCGTCGAGCTCGCGGGACAGGAGAGAGGGACGATTCCGGGCGCGGAGTTCATGCGCGCGCTCTGGAGCGTGTTTCTCGGACCGCATCCGCCCACGGAAGATCTCAAGCGCGGGATGCTGGGCGAGAAGTAG
- a CDS encoding glycerol-3-phosphate dehydrogenase/oxidase, with protein sequence MPSSELHDVAVLGGGITGAAVAREASRRGFSVVLLEKGDFASGASSKSSKLIHGGQRYLESFHFGLVRESCLERAALGRLAPHLVRPLPFLFPIGEASAPPRPMLAAGLALYRALAAGTRTEPARFLAKERPEVAAEAPGLDPAGWTGAYRYFDAQADDVLLTLAFLRDAAAHGARLFSYTAVLRIARAPGGDVSGVETEDRRTGERAAFGARVVVSALGPWSNALSGLVGEELPDSVRPSRGSHFYLPAGVLPVRAAVVLLDRGGRRCYAIPWRGGTLLGTTDADDPVSPDAVAPTAGDRADLLDAARRFFPSANLDDASIAGGFAGLRPLLAATRDHSPDDASREESIAEPVPRLIVSVGGKLTTARKTAGRVVDRAERILDRDFGRRRPARPRESPLPGGAIADFEAFRADLRREAFRRLGLSEAQADRVVEREGADAPAAIDRMAREPDLARPISERLPYTVSDLVWGVERAGAKTVDDLLSRRVRLAWESPAEARAVAGRAEEILREAGAKPIPEPGV encoded by the coding sequence ATGCCCTCCTCGGAGCTCCATGACGTCGCCGTTCTCGGCGGCGGCATCACCGGCGCCGCGGTCGCCCGCGAAGCGTCGCGGCGCGGCTTTTCCGTCGTGCTGCTCGAGAAGGGAGACTTCGCCTCCGGCGCCTCGTCGAAATCGTCGAAGCTGATCCACGGCGGGCAGCGCTATCTCGAATCCTTCCACTTCGGACTCGTGCGCGAGTCGTGCCTCGAGCGCGCGGCGCTCGGCAGGCTCGCGCCCCACCTCGTCCGGCCGCTTCCCTTCCTTTTCCCGATCGGCGAGGCGAGCGCTCCCCCGCGGCCGATGCTCGCCGCCGGCCTCGCGCTCTACCGCGCTCTCGCGGCCGGAACGCGGACCGAGCCGGCGCGGTTCCTCGCGAAGGAGCGCCCGGAGGTCGCCGCGGAGGCGCCGGGGCTCGACCCGGCCGGATGGACCGGCGCTTACCGTTACTTCGACGCGCAGGCCGACGACGTCCTCCTGACGCTCGCGTTCCTCCGCGACGCCGCGGCGCACGGCGCCCGGCTCTTCTCCTACACGGCAGTCCTCCGGATCGCGCGCGCGCCCGGAGGCGACGTTTCGGGCGTGGAAACGGAGGACCGGCGGACCGGCGAGCGCGCCGCGTTCGGCGCCCGCGTCGTCGTCTCCGCGCTCGGCCCGTGGTCGAACGCGCTTTCCGGACTCGTCGGCGAGGAGCTTCCCGACTCGGTGCGCCCTTCGCGCGGGTCCCACTTCTACCTCCCCGCCGGCGTGCTCCCGGTCCGCGCGGCGGTCGTGCTCCTCGACCGCGGCGGACGGCGCTGCTATGCGATCCCGTGGCGCGGCGGCACCCTCCTCGGAACGACCGACGCCGACGACCCGGTCTCGCCCGACGCCGTCGCGCCGACCGCCGGCGACCGGGCCGATCTGCTCGACGCCGCGCGCCGGTTCTTCCCGTCGGCGAACCTCGACGACGCGTCGATCGCGGGGGGATTCGCGGGGCTGCGCCCGCTTCTGGCGGCGACGCGCGATCACTCGCCGGACGACGCCTCGCGGGAGGAGTCGATCGCCGAGCCGGTTCCGCGGCTCATCGTCTCGGTCGGGGGAAAGCTCACGACGGCGCGCAAGACCGCCGGCCGCGTCGTCGACCGCGCGGAACGGATCCTCGACCGCGATTTCGGCCGCAGGAGGCCGGCGCGCCCTCGCGAGTCCCCTCTGCCCGGGGGCGCGATCGCGGATTTCGAAGCGTTCCGCGCCGATCTGCGCCGCGAAGCCTTTCGGCGGCTCGGCCTCTCCGAGGCGCAGGCGGACCGCGTGGTCGAGCGCGAAGGCGCGGACGCGCCGGCCGCGATCGACCGCATGGCCCGCGAACCCGACCTCGCGCGGCCGATCTCGGAGCGCCTTCCGTACACGGTTTCCGATCTCGTCTGGGGAGTCGAGCGCGCGGGAGCAAAGACGGTCGACGACCTCCTTTCGCGGCGCGTGCGCCTCGCCTGGGAATCCCCGGCGGAGGCGCGAGCCGTCGCGGGGCGGGCGGAGGAGATCCTCCGGGAGGCCGGCGCGAAACCTATCCCGGAGCCGGGCGTCTGA